The following are from one region of the Lentimicrobiaceae bacterium genome:
- a CDS encoding DUF393 domain-containing protein, with the protein MQSETHSEPIFLKKIPINCGLVIFDGHCIFCNRIVQLLIRVDKRKRLYFGTLASLEPYLVSNSLNGKKPNLNSVYFIRNQQSYMESEAILEIALALGGFWKLFWVGYLIPGAIRNFIYRTIARNRYLISGQQKHCMIPDKSDSPRFLP; encoded by the coding sequence ATGCAGTCCGAAACCCATTCTGAACCTATATTCCTGAAAAAAATACCTATAAACTGCGGACTGGTAATTTTTGATGGCCATTGTATTTTTTGCAACCGCATTGTTCAGTTATTAATCCGGGTTGACAAACGCAAAAGGCTATATTTCGGCACGTTAGCATCCTTAGAGCCCTATTTGGTTTCAAATTCATTAAACGGTAAAAAACCGAACCTCAACAGTGTTTACTTTATCAGGAATCAACAATCATACATGGAGTCTGAAGCCATATTGGAAATAGCCCTGGCACTGGGCGGATTCTGGAAACTGTTTTGGGTGGGATATCTCATCCCGGGAGCAATCAGAAACTTCATATACAGAACAATAGCCCGCAACAGATATCTTATATCTGGTCAACAAAAGCACTGCATGATTCCTGACAAATCAGACAGCCCAAGGTTTTTGCCATGA